Proteins from one Bdellovibrio svalbardensis genomic window:
- a CDS encoding tRNA dihydrouridine synthase yields MKKLFLAPMEGVVDWVMRDTLTSLGGIDQCVTEFLRVTDRLHPESVFFKNCPELKTGSRTRWGTPVFVQLLGGQAEPLAMNAQRAVKLGALGVDLNFGCPAKTVNRHDGGASLLKSCDRVFTIVDTVRKAVPANVPVTAKIRLGFDDPTKCIDIAQAVQEANADWITIHCRTKTDGYKPPAYWEWIPKIKEKTTLKIIANGEIWNVSDFNRCVEVTQCDDYMIGRGVMSNPFIFKQIKQSLAQEPVMETSWENAKPLLPQFFEASTAHINDYFAVSRTKQWLKALSLKNQEAKAVFDEIKVLKKPAEFQAQLLKHTT; encoded by the coding sequence ATGAAGAAACTATTTTTAGCTCCCATGGAGGGTGTCGTTGACTGGGTCATGCGCGACACACTCACAAGTTTAGGAGGCATCGATCAATGTGTGACGGAATTCTTACGCGTCACTGATCGCCTGCACCCTGAAAGTGTCTTCTTCAAAAATTGCCCTGAACTAAAAACAGGATCGCGCACTCGCTGGGGAACACCCGTCTTTGTTCAACTCTTGGGTGGCCAAGCCGAACCTCTTGCCATGAACGCCCAAAGAGCTGTAAAGCTAGGCGCCCTTGGCGTCGACTTAAACTTCGGCTGCCCTGCTAAAACCGTCAACCGCCACGACGGCGGAGCTAGCCTTTTGAAATCTTGCGACCGTGTCTTCACCATCGTCGACACTGTTCGCAAAGCCGTCCCAGCAAATGTTCCGGTCACCGCGAAAATTCGCCTGGGCTTTGATGATCCAACAAAGTGTATCGATATCGCGCAAGCCGTCCAAGAAGCCAACGCCGATTGGATTACCATCCACTGCCGCACTAAAACCGATGGCTACAAACCACCGGCTTATTGGGAATGGATTCCAAAAATTAAAGAGAAAACAACTTTGAAGATCATCGCCAACGGCGAAATCTGGAACGTCAGTGATTTCAATCGCTGCGTTGAAGTCACTCAATGCGACGATTACATGATCGGACGCGGAGTCATGTCGAACCCCTTCATCTTCAAACAAATCAAACAAAGCCTCGCACAAGAACCCGTGATGGAAACAAGCTGGGAAAACGCCAAGCCCTTACTGCCACAATTCTTCGAGGCCAGCACTGCCCACATCAACGACTACTTCGCCGTCTCACGCACCAAACAATGGCTCAAAGCCTTGTCACTAAAAAATCAAGAAGCCAAAGCCGTCTTCGACGAAATCAAAGTCCTAAAGAAACCCGCCGAATTCCAAGCCCAACTCCTCAAGCACACCACTTAG
- a CDS encoding DUF6580 family putative transport protein — translation MTTRTTTYMTLVLMVLGAAFSRLMPHPWNFTAIGAMALFGGSYFPSKRLSMLVPLLALLLSDLVLGFHSTMLFVYLPFTLMVMLGWTLREGKSPMRIVTASLVTSSVFFLVSNFGVWIMEGMYPQTWQGLVSCYVAAIPFFDNQILGDLFFSGVMFGAAEALKRTAPEFFSAKSV, via the coding sequence ATGACTACACGCACAACTACTTATATGACGCTTGTTTTGATGGTTTTGGGCGCGGCTTTTAGCCGTTTGATGCCTCATCCTTGGAATTTCACTGCTATCGGCGCGATGGCTTTGTTTGGTGGTTCTTATTTTCCATCAAAACGCCTTTCGATGTTGGTGCCATTGTTGGCTTTGCTCCTAAGCGATCTCGTATTGGGTTTCCACTCCACAATGTTGTTTGTCTACCTGCCATTCACTTTGATGGTGATGTTGGGTTGGACTTTGCGTGAAGGCAAAAGTCCAATGCGTATCGTGACGGCTTCATTGGTGACAAGTTCCGTGTTCTTCTTGGTTTCAAACTTTGGTGTTTGGATCATGGAAGGAATGTATCCGCAAACATGGCAAGGTCTTGTGAGCTGTTACGTTGCTGCGATCCCATTCTTTGACAACCAAATCCTTGGCGATTTGTTTTTCTCTGGTGTGATGTTCGGTGCGGCTGAAGCTTTGAAAAGAACGGCTCCTGAATTCTTCTCAGCGAAGTCAGTTTAG
- a CDS encoding PAP/fibrillin family protein: MTRLMAALVLIFSFSVAQVQADDTYDRIQELKYEILEISFNAQGEYDSDDNNLEVRQRLDPLVEELISLAPPRSEQQKLVDVIGTWYQVWADGPGGPPGQGARGDSIWQVVFPEGYYWNVARNQYGPVQNMGYLRGKFSVNTDSLAIEFTKAVFNPQWSFAEPTRLAMLAEFGAFDANPTPFPPGTSPIGKKGYLANVYVDEDIRICRGGGTDFGDNTYLYILERD, translated from the coding sequence ATGACCAGACTTATGGCTGCACTTGTATTGATCTTCTCGTTCTCAGTAGCTCAAGTTCAAGCTGACGACACATATGATCGCATTCAGGAGTTGAAGTATGAAATTCTTGAGATCTCCTTCAACGCCCAAGGTGAATACGACAGTGACGACAACAATCTCGAAGTGAGACAGAGGTTGGACCCTTTGGTTGAAGAACTGATCTCTCTTGCTCCGCCGCGCTCCGAACAGCAAAAACTCGTCGATGTGATTGGGACTTGGTATCAGGTCTGGGCTGACGGCCCCGGTGGCCCTCCTGGCCAAGGCGCCCGTGGCGACTCCATCTGGCAAGTGGTCTTTCCTGAAGGCTACTACTGGAATGTTGCGCGCAATCAATATGGACCGGTGCAAAACATGGGCTACCTGCGCGGTAAGTTTTCAGTCAACACAGATTCCCTCGCGATCGAATTCACCAAAGCTGTATTCAATCCGCAATGGAGTTTTGCCGAACCGACACGACTGGCCATGCTGGCGGAATTCGGGGCCTTTGATGCCAATCCCACTCCCTTCCCGCCAGGCACAAGTCCCATAGGCAAAAAAGGCTATCTTGCCAATGTTTATGTCGATGAAGACATTCGCATCTGCCGTGGCGGTGGCACCGACTTCGGCGACAATACATATTTGTACATCCTTGAACGAGATTAG
- a CDS encoding tRNA-dihydrouridine synthase family protein has protein sequence MSRKLGLHRPILDGKVNFPLCLAPMVGLTHVALREVMREYLPQDAFTIWPTEMLNSRRVPDENLETTPETMRSASENGLVPQILGNEEEPIAKTVKRLIEWGAEAIDINMGCPVQKALKHNYGVALMGDPSYAAEVVRMTVKNSTIPVSVKLRAVGSTKEFDELLTFVSGLRNSGAAWVCLHPRTAAQKRRGSADWEQIKQLHQAVDFPVIGNGDVQTVEDAINMLSETGCDMAMSGRGLAARPWMLWQLGEELGFAPPLGKENQKAPRTPEEEGAEYGKVLLKLIQASNKYFGPDRAMRKVRFYVRTTGVWLPFGNALTGVCAKAQTIEQMLELVTKFFDVPHEMSQRTELRQ, from the coding sequence ATGAGTCGCAAATTGGGCCTTCATCGCCCGATACTAGATGGTAAAGTAAATTTCCCTCTGTGCTTGGCGCCGATGGTAGGACTGACACACGTCGCATTACGTGAAGTCATGCGCGAGTATTTACCACAGGATGCTTTCACCATCTGGCCCACGGAAATGTTGAACTCGCGCAGGGTTCCGGATGAAAATCTGGAAACCACGCCGGAAACCATGCGCTCAGCCAGTGAAAATGGATTGGTCCCACAAATTCTCGGCAATGAAGAAGAACCCATCGCAAAGACCGTAAAACGTCTGATTGAGTGGGGAGCGGAAGCCATCGACATCAACATGGGCTGTCCCGTACAAAAGGCCTTAAAGCATAACTACGGTGTCGCCTTGATGGGTGATCCAAGTTACGCCGCCGAAGTTGTACGTATGACCGTCAAAAATTCAACGATTCCAGTCAGTGTAAAATTGCGCGCCGTCGGTAGCACCAAAGAGTTCGACGAATTATTGACGTTCGTATCAGGTCTCCGAAATTCCGGAGCCGCATGGGTGTGTTTGCATCCCAGAACCGCCGCCCAAAAACGCAGAGGCAGTGCCGATTGGGAGCAAATCAAACAATTGCATCAAGCCGTCGATTTCCCAGTCATCGGAAACGGCGACGTACAAACCGTTGAAGATGCGATCAATATGCTCAGTGAAACGGGCTGTGATATGGCAATGTCTGGAAGAGGTCTTGCCGCACGTCCATGGATGCTGTGGCAGCTCGGCGAAGAATTGGGCTTTGCACCACCACTTGGAAAAGAAAATCAAAAAGCGCCAAGAACTCCCGAAGAGGAAGGCGCAGAGTACGGCAAAGTTTTACTCAAGCTGATACAGGCCAGTAACAAGTACTTCGGACCTGATCGCGCAATGAGAAAGGTCCGATTCTATGTACGCACGACGGGTGTGTGGCTTCCATTTGGCAATGCGCTCACGGGAGTTTGCGCGAAAGCGCAAACGATTGAACAGATGCTAGAACTTGTGACGAAGTTCTTCGACGTTCCTCACGAGATGAGTCAACGTACGGAGCTTCGTCAGTAG
- a CDS encoding prolyl oligopeptidase family serine peptidase, whose product MRYLHILLHGLLLPLLFQLTACTTKNTQVQKETMKKETPHMADPYLWLEEVEGAQALAFAKAESTRTLAHFEKDPQFAKIKADLTKIALAEDKLPGITLINGEVYNFWQDKKHVRGIWRRTSVSEFKKIKPKWETILDLDQLAKDENENWVWGWQNCLPPENRLCLLTLSRGGKDASVVREFDLTTKAFVKDGFTLPEAKSDISWIDKDTVFVGTDFGPGSLTDSGYPMISKIWKRGQPLKEAKEVFKGGPQDMSASSFVYTTENKKYRFHFRVISFYENEIWYEDEQGLRTHLPLPSSAQMSGVFNDSFLFLLREDLKTKTQTIPVGSLVALPVSQLKNKEKALDSLEVLFTPSAKRFLNSVEVSKSAIYLNLLDNIQGKIARITHTEKGWLLEDLKMGNQGVARVYSADPWDDNYLVAYTDFLTPSSIYQGVSAHKGATWDLLKQAPERFKSKDLIVEQRHAKSADGTMIPYFIVHKKNLVLNGKNPTLLYGYGGFESPIQPFYLDSIGKLWLERGGVYVAANLRGGGEFGPTWHRSVMRENRPKVYEDFIAIGEDLIQHKITSATHLGIQGRSNGGLLTGATFVKRPDLFNAVLCEVPLLDMARYHKLLAGASWMEEYGNPDDSKMNDVLMSYSPYQNVKAQVKYPEVLFMTSTKDDRVHPGHARKMVARMKEQGHKIYYYENTEGGHAGNANIQQKILWNTLEYTYLWQKLSGKN is encoded by the coding sequence ATGCGTTATCTGCACATTCTTTTGCACGGACTTCTGCTTCCACTTCTATTCCAACTGACCGCTTGCACGACAAAAAATACCCAAGTACAAAAAGAAACTATGAAGAAGGAAACTCCGCACATGGCCGACCCGTATTTATGGCTTGAAGAAGTGGAAGGCGCACAAGCTTTGGCATTTGCAAAAGCGGAAAGCACTCGCACGCTCGCCCACTTTGAAAAAGATCCTCAATTCGCCAAAATCAAAGCAGATCTGACCAAGATCGCTTTGGCCGAAGACAAACTTCCGGGCATCACCTTGATCAATGGTGAGGTCTATAATTTCTGGCAGGACAAAAAGCATGTGCGCGGAATTTGGCGCCGCACCTCAGTGAGTGAATTCAAAAAAATCAAACCCAAATGGGAAACCATTCTGGATTTGGATCAACTCGCAAAAGATGAAAATGAGAACTGGGTTTGGGGCTGGCAAAATTGTTTGCCTCCCGAAAACAGACTTTGCCTTCTTACTCTCTCGCGCGGAGGTAAAGATGCCTCTGTCGTGCGCGAATTTGATCTTACAACAAAAGCCTTTGTAAAAGACGGATTCACCTTGCCTGAGGCTAAAAGCGATATCAGTTGGATTGATAAGGACACCGTCTTTGTCGGAACTGATTTCGGACCAGGCAGTTTAACTGACTCTGGCTACCCGATGATTTCCAAAATCTGGAAACGGGGTCAGCCCCTCAAAGAGGCCAAAGAAGTTTTCAAAGGCGGACCTCAAGATATGAGCGCCTCAAGCTTTGTCTATACGACAGAAAATAAGAAATACCGCTTTCACTTCCGGGTGATCTCATTTTATGAAAATGAAATCTGGTACGAAGATGAACAGGGTCTTCGCACTCATCTGCCCTTACCTTCAAGCGCCCAAATGTCTGGAGTATTCAATGACTCTTTTTTATTTTTGTTGCGCGAAGATCTGAAGACAAAAACGCAGACAATTCCCGTGGGAAGTCTTGTGGCACTCCCCGTGTCCCAACTAAAGAACAAAGAAAAGGCCTTAGATTCCCTTGAAGTTCTTTTCACTCCGAGCGCAAAAAGATTCTTGAACTCGGTTGAAGTGAGCAAGTCCGCAATCTATCTAAACCTGCTAGACAATATTCAAGGAAAGATAGCTCGCATCACACACACCGAAAAAGGCTGGCTTCTTGAAGACCTCAAAATGGGCAACCAAGGAGTGGCGCGAGTCTATTCTGCCGACCCTTGGGACGACAACTATCTTGTTGCCTACACGGATTTCTTAACTCCTTCGTCAATCTATCAAGGAGTCTCAGCTCACAAAGGTGCCACTTGGGATTTATTGAAGCAGGCGCCAGAGCGATTCAAGTCCAAAGATTTGATCGTTGAGCAACGACACGCAAAAAGCGCTGACGGCACAATGATTCCATACTTCATCGTTCACAAAAAGAACCTGGTCCTGAATGGAAAAAACCCGACGCTTCTTTATGGCTACGGCGGTTTCGAGTCCCCGATTCAACCATTCTACTTGGATAGTATTGGAAAATTGTGGTTGGAAAGAGGTGGCGTTTATGTTGCTGCCAACCTTCGTGGCGGTGGTGAATTCGGCCCGACTTGGCATCGTTCCGTGATGCGCGAAAATCGCCCTAAGGTCTATGAAGACTTTATCGCGATTGGCGAAGATCTCATTCAACACAAAATAACGAGTGCGACCCATCTGGGAATTCAAGGTCGCTCGAACGGAGGCCTTCTGACCGGAGCGACCTTCGTGAAACGCCCTGATTTGTTCAATGCCGTTCTTTGCGAGGTGCCCCTGCTGGACATGGCCCGCTATCACAAACTTCTGGCTGGCGCGAGCTGGATGGAGGAATATGGAAATCCTGATGACTCTAAAATGAATGACGTTTTGATGAGCTATTCTCCGTACCAAAACGTGAAGGCCCAAGTAAAATATCCGGAAGTGCTATTCATGACGAGCACGAAGGATGATCGCGTTCACCCAGGACACGCGCGCAAGATGGTCGCCCGCATGAAAGAACAAGGTCATAAAATTTATTATTACGAAAACACCGAAGGTGGCCACGCCGGAAACGCAAACATTCAGCAAAAGATTTTGTGGAATACTCTGGAGTACACTTATCTGTGGCAAAAATTGAGTGGCAAAAACTAG
- a CDS encoding YchJ family protein, which produces MKCPCGSEKNYLECCGVYHSGKEKAPTAEALMRSRYSAFAKNQMDYLKNTTDPQTLQDIDEEANQEWAERAKFLKLEVIKSEEKGTKGTVEFKAYYSVDDEEYIHHEVSTFRKQAGEWFFKSGKVKEAKV; this is translated from the coding sequence ATGAAATGTCCATGTGGGTCTGAGAAAAATTATTTAGAGTGTTGTGGTGTTTATCATTCAGGCAAAGAGAAAGCTCCGACGGCAGAAGCTTTGATGCGTTCTCGTTATAGTGCCTTTGCGAAAAATCAAATGGATTACTTGAAAAACACGACGGATCCGCAAACTTTGCAAGATATCGACGAAGAGGCCAACCAAGAGTGGGCGGAACGCGCGAAGTTCTTGAAACTGGAAGTGATCAAATCTGAAGAAAAAGGCACCAAAGGAACTGTTGAGTTCAAAGCTTATTATTCTGTTGATGACGAAGAATACATCCATCACGAAGTGAGCACTTTCCGCAAACAAGCTGGCGAGTGGTTCTTTAAATCCGGCAAAGTCAAAGAGGCCAAAGTATGA
- a CDS encoding class I SAM-dependent methyltransferase, giving the protein MECLLCQTPHSAAFKVVKKPERSYYHCAQCDLIFMNPKERLDAAQEKARYDFHQNEDMKGYRAFLEPLVKDVEQFAKNAKREPSDVSVLDYGCGPTAFLGNWFTEKSFRVTNYDLYYFPDQDSLKKSYHVITSTEVWEHLYDPRAELVKMIKMLKTGGILAVMTSSHKGEAAFHDWYYRRDLTHVTFFSEKTMKWIADHFNLQLIKGRSPYWIFQKWDAQTPS; this is encoded by the coding sequence ATGGAATGCTTACTGTGTCAGACCCCTCATTCAGCGGCCTTTAAAGTGGTTAAGAAACCCGAGCGTAGCTATTATCATTGCGCGCAGTGTGACTTAATCTTTATGAACCCGAAAGAGCGTCTCGATGCGGCACAAGAGAAAGCTCGTTACGACTTTCATCAAAACGAGGATATGAAGGGCTACCGAGCATTTTTAGAGCCTCTTGTGAAGGATGTTGAGCAGTTTGCGAAGAATGCAAAGCGCGAACCTTCTGACGTCAGCGTTCTGGATTATGGTTGCGGTCCTACGGCCTTCTTAGGAAATTGGTTCACTGAAAAATCCTTCCGCGTGACCAACTACGATCTTTATTATTTTCCGGATCAAGACTCTTTGAAGAAAAGCTATCACGTCATTACTTCCACAGAAGTGTGGGAGCACCTGTACGATCCGCGTGCGGAACTTGTGAAAATGATAAAGATGCTAAAGACGGGTGGGATTCTGGCGGTGATGACTTCTTCGCATAAAGGTGAAGCGGCTTTTCATGACTGGTATTACCGTCGCGATCTCACTCACGTGACCTTCTTTTCGGAAAAAACCATGAAGTGGATCGCGGATCATTTCAATTTACAGTTGATCAAGGGCCGAAGCCCTTATTGGATTTTTCAAAAATGGGATGCACAAACTCCCTCTTAG
- a CDS encoding EVE domain-containing protein, translating to MKYWLMKSEPDVFSIDQLKKDSTTWWEGVRNYQARNFMMKDMEVGDAVLFYHSNATPPGVAGLAVISKAAEPDQLQFDKKSEYFDPKATKEKPIWYCVQVKYADKFKELVSLQDLRDNDKLKEMLVLAKGSRLSIQPVDKKHFDIVKKMGGL from the coding sequence ATGAAGTACTGGCTGATGAAATCAGAGCCCGATGTTTTTTCTATCGATCAGTTGAAGAAAGATTCCACGACATGGTGGGAAGGCGTGCGCAACTATCAAGCGCGCAATTTCATGATGAAAGATATGGAAGTTGGTGACGCAGTTTTGTTTTATCACTCCAATGCGACCCCACCGGGAGTCGCGGGATTGGCCGTGATTTCCAAGGCAGCTGAACCAGATCAACTTCAATTTGATAAAAAGTCAGAATATTTTGATCCCAAAGCCACTAAAGAAAAACCAATTTGGTACTGCGTTCAGGTGAAGTATGCCGACAAGTTTAAAGAGCTTGTGAGCCTTCAGGATCTTCGTGACAACGATAAATTGAAAGAAATGCTCGTTCTCGCAAAAGGTTCTCGCCTTTCGATCCAACCCGTTGATAAAAAGCACTTCGATATCGTCAAGAAAATGGGCGGGCTTTAG
- a CDS encoding glutaredoxin domain-containing protein, with translation MAQITIYKKDPCPFCDRAINFLNGKGLAYDMVDLTNKPEEIDRIKSETGWRTVPIILINGKLIGGYTDLKALDDEGKLTALLEA, from the coding sequence ATGGCACAAATCACAATCTACAAAAAAGACCCTTGTCCTTTCTGCGATCGCGCAATCAATTTTCTTAACGGTAAGGGTTTGGCTTACGACATGGTCGACCTCACCAACAAACCGGAAGAGATCGACCGCATCAAAAGCGAAACTGGCTGGAGAACGGTTCCTATCATTTTGATCAATGGCAAACTTATCGGTGGCTACACGGATCTGAAGGCCCTTGATGACGAGGGTAAGCTTACTGCCCTGCTCGAAGCCTAG
- the acs gene encoding acetate--CoA ligase, protein MHKELYPVDANFAKTALITEQKYKEMYERSVKDPESFWAEQGARLDWFKKWDKVKETSFKKPVSIKWYQGGKLNVSYNCIDRHLDKRGDKIAFIWEADKPEIPSKKITYKELHKEVCRFANVLKKMGVKKGDVVTIYMPMILETTYAMLACTRIGAIHSVVFGGFAPDSISDRIVDGGSKFVITADAGFRGSKVIALKENIDKAVVKANIVEKVLVVKYAQTNVEMKAGRDIWYHEIVQSVTDQCEAEPMDAEDPLFLLYTSGSTGKPKGVMHTTGGYLVYASLTHQYVFDYHENDIYWCSADVGWVTGHSYIVYGPLANGATSVFFEGVPNYPTPARFWEIVDKHQVSIFYTSPTAIRSLMREGDDFVTKTSRQSLRLLGSVGEPINPEAWAWYHDLVGNNKCPIVDTWWQTETGGILISPLPGAIATKPGSATLPFFGVQPKLLTLEGKEIEGAGEGVLVIADSWPGQMRTVYHDHARFEDTYFANYPGFYFTGDGCRRDEDGYYWITGRVDDVINVSGHRLGTAEIESALVADHRVAEAAVVGYPHDIKGQGIYAFVTLKTGEVPSDELKKELVLTVRKEIGPIATPDLIQWAPRLPKTRSGKIMRRILRKIAENHPDQLGDITTLSEPGVVQELVDNRMNK, encoded by the coding sequence ATGCACAAAGAACTTTATCCTGTAGACGCTAATTTCGCAAAAACGGCCCTTATTACCGAGCAGAAATACAAAGAGATGTATGAACGCTCGGTCAAGGATCCAGAAAGTTTTTGGGCAGAGCAAGGGGCGCGTCTTGATTGGTTTAAGAAATGGGACAAAGTTAAAGAGACAAGTTTCAAAAAACCAGTGAGTATCAAATGGTACCAAGGTGGAAAACTCAATGTCTCTTACAATTGCATAGATCGTCATCTCGACAAGCGCGGCGATAAGATCGCTTTTATCTGGGAAGCTGATAAGCCAGAGATTCCCTCTAAAAAAATCACGTATAAAGAACTCCATAAAGAAGTCTGCCGCTTTGCGAACGTATTGAAAAAAATGGGAGTCAAAAAAGGTGATGTCGTCACCATCTATATGCCGATGATTCTGGAAACCACGTACGCGATGTTAGCATGCACTCGCATCGGGGCGATTCACTCTGTCGTCTTTGGCGGTTTTGCTCCTGATTCAATTTCAGATCGTATCGTCGACGGTGGTTCGAAATTTGTAATCACCGCAGATGCTGGATTCCGTGGAAGCAAAGTCATCGCATTGAAGGAAAATATCGACAAGGCTGTCGTGAAGGCGAACATTGTTGAAAAAGTTTTGGTTGTTAAGTATGCGCAAACCAATGTGGAGATGAAGGCGGGACGTGATATCTGGTATCACGAGATCGTTCAATCTGTGACTGATCAGTGCGAAGCGGAGCCCATGGATGCAGAAGATCCTTTGTTTCTTTTGTACACCTCAGGTTCTACGGGAAAACCTAAGGGCGTTATGCATACGACGGGTGGCTATCTTGTCTATGCCAGTCTGACTCATCAATATGTTTTTGATTATCACGAGAATGATATCTACTGGTGTTCTGCCGACGTTGGTTGGGTCACAGGGCACAGTTACATTGTCTATGGTCCATTGGCCAACGGTGCGACTTCAGTTTTCTTTGAGGGTGTTCCCAATTATCCAACTCCTGCGAGATTCTGGGAGATCGTGGATAAGCACCAAGTTTCAATCTTCTACACCTCTCCAACAGCCATTCGTTCTTTGATGCGTGAAGGAGATGACTTCGTCACAAAAACTTCACGTCAAAGTTTGCGTCTTCTGGGTTCGGTGGGCGAGCCAATCAATCCCGAAGCTTGGGCTTGGTATCATGATTTAGTTGGCAACAACAAATGTCCCATCGTCGATACTTGGTGGCAAACTGAAACAGGTGGCATCTTGATCTCTCCATTGCCAGGAGCGATCGCGACAAAACCGGGCTCCGCAACTTTGCCATTCTTTGGTGTTCAGCCAAAACTTTTGACTCTTGAAGGTAAAGAGATTGAAGGCGCTGGCGAGGGCGTTTTGGTGATCGCGGATTCTTGGCCTGGACAAATGCGCACGGTTTATCATGATCATGCCCGTTTTGAAGATACCTACTTCGCAAATTATCCAGGATTCTATTTCACTGGTGACGGATGTCGTCGTGATGAAGACGGTTATTATTGGATCACGGGTCGCGTGGATGATGTGATCAATGTTTCGGGCCATAGGCTGGGAACAGCAGAGATCGAATCCGCATTGGTTGCGGATCATCGCGTTGCCGAGGCGGCGGTGGTGGGTTATCCACATGATATCAAAGGGCAGGGGATTTATGCCTTCGTGACTTTGAAAACCGGCGAAGTTCCCTCTGACGAACTGAAGAAGGAATTGGTTTTGACGGTGCGTAAAGAGATCGGTCCGATTGCGACTCCAGATCTTATACAATGGGCGCCGCGTTTACCGAAGACTCGCTCGGGGAAAATCATGCGTCGAATCTTGCGAAAAATTGCTGAAAATCATCCGGATCAATTGGGCGATATCACAACTTTATCTGAGCCAGGAGTGGTTCAAGAGTTGGTAGACAACCGAATGAATAAGTGA